The following nucleotide sequence is from Chloroflexota bacterium.
CAGTCTAAATCCTGGGGGATGGAGCCCTTTGCCGCGGCCAGTGGCGATGAAGCTCTCACCTGGATTCGCAACGGCGAAAAATTTGATCTTGCAATTTTAGATATGCAAATGCCTGATATGGATGGTGTCATGCTTGCCGAGGAGATCAAGCAACACTATCAGGGGACGATCCCGCTGATTTTATTAACATCCTTTGGAGGGCTGGAAGAGATTCCTGCACATATTGAATTTTCGGCCCGCATGAGCAAGCCCGTTAAACCATCTATACTTTACAATGCTATCGCAGAGATTATGAATCAGCGCGACCAGCGTGCGATTCCCATCCAGCCTGCGGTTAGTAAGACATCCGATGACTTTAATGAGAATATGGGTATTGAACATCCATTGCACATTCTATTAGCTGAGGATAATCTGATCAACCAGAAAGTTGCTACCCGAATTCTTGCGCGGCTAGGGTATCGGGTCGATGTTGCCAGCAATGGTATTGAAGCGCTACAGGCCCTCGCCCGCCAACATTATGACGTTGTTCTGATGGATATTCAAATGCCCGAAATGGATGGCGTAGAAGCCACGCGCCGCATTTATCAGAAATATACTGAATCGGAGCGCCCGCGCGTTATTGCCATGACCGCACATGCGCTGGAAGGGGATCGTGAGCGCTATCTGGGGGTTGGGATGGATGATTATGTTAGCAAGCCGGTGCGCGTCGATGAGCTTGTTCGCGCGTTGAAACGTTGCAAATCGCACACTCTGGCGATAGGTGGTTCCGATGAAAAAAAATAAAGTATTGGGCACTACCCAGAAATATTTGCTGGTAGGGATCGGGTTTGGATTGATATTTCCTATTGTGGGCACCTTGCTTTCGGTAGCATTTTCTGGCAAAGAAATTTCTTGGGCCGCGCTTTGGCAAGTGCAAGCAACGAATCCATTGCTGTGGATCATTGACATGGCTCCGATTTTCCTGGGAGGACTGGCTGCTTTTGCCGGTCAGCGGCAAGGCCGTCTGGCTGACCTTCATGCACAGCTTGAAGGTATCGTGACGGATCGCACAAAAGAGCTTGAAGACGGCTATCGGGTTCAGGAGGTTTTGAATTCGCTGTTATATATCGCCATGGAACCTAACTCGCTAGAAAAAAAACTTGAATGGTCATTGAAGGCGATAATCAGCACGCCCTGGCTGCCAATGCGCGCGCAGGCAGGAATTTTTTTGGTCGATGAAGCTCATCCAGATATTTTGAAACTGACTGTTCATCACAACCTCAATGAACACTTGCTAATACTATGCAAGCGTGTGCCGTTTGGGCATTGCCTGTGCGGACGTGCTGCGCAAAGCAAAGAAATTGTCTTCGCTAGTTGTGTTGATGATCGTCATGAAACAACTTTTGATGGCATGGGGCCGCATGGTCATTATAATGTGCCTATCCTCATGGGCGAAGAAATCCTTGGGGTCATTGTTCTTTATGTTGAAGAGGGCCACCAACCTGGT
It contains:
- a CDS encoding response regulator, encoding DVIGDVTRLRQILVNLLGNAIKFTEKGEIITRVALECQEGEECILHFSVQDTGIGIPPDRIEHLFESFTQVDASTTRRYGGTGLGLAISKQLVEIMGGEMWVESELGKGSTFHFTIRAERAPQRLNNAGGEIGLIEDVRVLIVDDNATNRLILIRQSKSWGMEPFAAASGDEALTWIRNGEKFDLAILDMQMPDMDGVMLAEEIKQHYQGTIPLILLTSFGGLEEIPAHIEFSARMSKPVKPSILYNAIAEIMNQRDQRAIPIQPAVSKTSDDFNENMGIEHPLHILLAEDNLINQKVATRILARLGYRVDVASNGIEALQALARQHYDVVLMDIQMPEMDGVEATRRIYQKYTESERPRVIAMTAHALEGDRERYLGVGMDDYVSKPVRVDELVRALKRCKSHTLAIGGSDEKK